A single window of Coffea eugenioides isolate CCC68of chromosome 7, Ceug_1.0, whole genome shotgun sequence DNA harbors:
- the LOC113778519 gene encoding uncharacterized protein LOC113778519 encodes MAKHNPTPSSSSVASVFLRKRWMMLIMVLVMFSVALIIRSGIGVDSTPCDCRHDVAVPSQKKFSSVSPPPLRPPFVTAAPSPSPLSFMKSKLVLLVSHELSLSGGPLLLMELAFLLRGVGADVQWITNQRPSGTDSVIYSLEHKMLTRGVQIVSARSQEAVNIALKADLVVLNTAVAGKWLDAVLKEKVHLVLPKTLWWIHEMRGHYFSLDYVKHLPFVAGAMIDSHVTAEYWKNRTQERLRIKMPKTYVVHLGNSKELMEVAEDTVAKRVLREHVRESLGVQNEDILFAIINSVSRGKGQDLFLNSFHESLIYIKHQKLQVPPIHAAIVGSDVNAQSKFESELRAFVESKKIQGHVHFVNKTLAVAPYLAAIDVLVQNSQARGECFGRITIEAMAFQLPVLGTAAGGTQEIVVNGSTGLLHPVGKQGVMPLARNMVKLATHVERRLTMGKRGYERVKERFLERHMEQRIAAVLKDVLRNVKAHQKAH; translated from the exons ATGGCCAAGCACAACCCGACGCCGTCGTCCTCCTCCGTGGCTTCTGTTTTCCTCAGGAAGCGGTGGATGATGTTAATTATGGTGCTGGTGATGTTTTCTGTTGCTTTGATTATCAGGTCCGGCATCGGCGTGGATTCTACCCCTTGTGATTGCCGTCACGATGTGGCTGTGCCTTCCCAGAAGAAGTTCAGCTCCGTCTCACCGCCACCGCTGCGGCCGCCTTTTGTTACCGCAGCTCCGTCTCCCAGCCCACTTAGTTTTATGAAGTCTAAGCTCGTGCTTCTTGTCTCTCATGAGCTTTCTCTTTCAG GTGGACCATTGTTGCTGATGGAACTGGCTTTTCTGTTACGAGGTGTTGGTGCTGATGTTCAATGGATTACAAACCAGAGACCATCAGGAACAGACAGTGTCATCTACAGTTTGGAGCACAAAATGTTAACTCGAGGAGTGCAG ATTGTCTCGGCGAGAAGCCAAGAGGCCGTAAATATAGCACTGAAAGCTGATCTGGTGGTTTTGAACACTGCTGTGGCTGGAAAGTGGTTGGATGCTGTTCTTAAGGAAAAAGTTCATCTTGTTCTCCCCAAAACTTTGTGGTGGATCCATGAAATGCGGGGCCATTACTTCAGTTTGGATTATGTAAAACACCTTCCATTTGTTGCTGGTGCAATGATAGATTCACATGTCACAGCAGAATACTGGAAGAATAGGACACAGGAGCGATTAAG GATCAAAATGCCCAAAACATATGTTGTTCATCTTGGGAACAGTAAAGAACTTATGGAAGTTGCTGAGGATACTGTGGCAAAAAGGGTTTTGCGGGAGCATGTTCGTGAATCTCTTGGGGTTCAGAATGAAGATATACTTTTTGCCATCATAAATA GTGTTTCTCGTGGAAAAGGACAAGATTTGTTTCTGAATTCTTTTCACGAGAGCCTAATATACATCAAGCACCAGAAGCTACAAGTGCCACCTATACACGCTGCAATTGTGGGGAGTGATGTAAATGCTCAAAGCAAATTTGAGTCTGAGCTGAGGGCCTTTGTTGAATCTAAAAAGATTCAGGGTCATGTTCATTTCGTTAATAAGACTCTGGCTGTAGCTCCTTATCTTGCTGCAATTGATGTTCTTGTCCAGAATTCTCAG GCACGAGGTGAGTGCTTTGGGAGGATAACAATTGAAGCCATGGCATTTCAGTTACCCGTACTG GGAACAGCAGCAGGTGGCACTCAAGAAATTGTGGTGAATGGATCAACAGGTCTTCTGCATCCGGTAGGGAAACAGGGAGTAATGCCTCTTGCGAGAAATATGGTTAAACTTGCTACTCATGTTGAAAGGAGACTGACGATGGGGAAGAGAGGCTATGAGAGGGTGAAAGAAAGGTTTTTAGAACGCCATATGGAGCAAAGAATTGCAGCGGTTCTGAAGGATGTGCTTCGGAACGTCAAGGCACACCAGAAAGCACACTAA
- the LOC113778753 gene encoding uncharacterized protein LOC113778753, with protein sequence MAGPVKRGRKRKEVLIQESLQAAAGGGGGGLHQMQLDDPFLPSFPPHQDTVILPAKHRYPTRGSSAVPHECPSSTASLTFPLRHQIGTPKQSYVTAKRVLLEANNTLYPAGGDVKPLEKCSSELPHQIQVSTFPATSLSHSSTSAEIGKSMKNAGSSASTKEWSAPISSGDRLDVEKFTANLLWQTERPENFLPLVPLINERNSTEKNLHMTGANLGSNAIHEVPEKIATSSHTKKNSQLSRCPSFNLSEMAHMSNDDFHDDEEVESAIDPALVTVHQYRVNQEVAPLLRAIFAKYGDIAKNTILESPKTRRIFLEMVCGIYQKLENSGILDISSFELNTLLRLIHDLECMKLDVKWLHQKIDEISYAKHILGDYFSLKKERTRNFELIARKEEELGVLQKKIFSEKVELEAMKNKAEEIDKKVVDLKEKASGFCRKSLVHGLL encoded by the exons ATGGCTGGCCCTGTTAAGAGAGGAAGAAAACGAAAAGAAGTATTAATTCAAGAGAGCCTTCAGGCTGCtgctggtggtggtggtggtggactACACCAAATGCAACTGGATGACCCCTTCCTACCTTCATTTCCTCCTCATCAG GACACAGTGATTCTGCCTGCAAAGCATAGGTATCCAACTCGAGGTTCATCTGCAGTCCCTCATGAATGTCCTAGTTCCACGGCTTCTCTCACTTTTCCACTTCGACACCAAATTGGAACTCCCAAGCAATCTTATGTCACAGCAAAGAGGGTTTTGCTAGAGGCAAACAATACATTGTATCCAGCTGGTGGAGACGTAAAACCTTTAGAAAAATGCAGTTCAGAACTCCCTCATCAAATTCAG GTCTCTACTTTTCCAGCTACCTCATTAAGTCACTCAAGTACCAGTGCTGAAATTGGTAAAAGCATGAAAAATGCTGGAAGTTCTGCTTCAACCAAAGAATGGTCTGCTCCAATCAGCAGCGGGGACAGGCTAGATGTGGAAAAGTTTACTGCAAATCTCCTTTGGCAAACTGAAAGACCTGAAAATTTCCTTCCACTTGTTCCGCTCATTAATGAGCGGAACTCAACTGAAAAAAATTTGCACATGACTGGTGCCAATTTGGGATCAAATGCTATCCATGAAGTACCAGAGAAGATTGCAACAAGCAGCCATACTAAAAAAAATAGCCAGTTAAGCAGATGTCCAAGTTTTAACCTTTCTGAGATGGCTCATATGTCCAATGATGATTTTCATGATGATGAGGAGGTCGAGTCAGCAATTGATCCTGCTTTGGTGACAGTACATCAGTATAGAGTGAACCAAGAAGTCGCACCCCTACTTAGGGCTATCTTTGCAAAATATGGTGACATTGCTAAAAACACCATTCTGGAGTCTCCAAAAACCCGTAGAATCTTCCTTGAAATGGTCTGTGGTATCTACCAAAAGCTCGAAAACTCTGGAATTCTTGATATTTCATCTTTTGAGCTCAATACCTTGCTTCGTCTAATTCATGATCTTGAGTGCATGAAGCTGGATGTCAAGTGGCTCCATCAGAAGATAGATGAAATTTCTTATGCTAAACATATACTTGGGGACTATTTTAGCCTGAAGAAAGAAAGGACTAGAAACTTTGAGTTGATTGCAAGAAAGGAGGAAGAGCTGGGTGTCTTACAAAAGAAGATCTTTTCGGAAAAAGTTGAGCTGGAAGCAATGAAGAACAAGGCTGAGGAGATCGATAAAAAGGTTGTGGATCTGAAGGAGAAAGCAAGTGGATTCTGCCGAAAGTCTCTTGTGCATGGACTCCTGTAG
- the LOC113778648 gene encoding uncharacterized protein LOC113778648 isoform X3: MAELNLIIVLVTVNRQGYVDFGRFDKLNQFVAASGNFKFVQQYYNGDLTSCEQSFDKLGRTAQVSIICGSCPNGQCKGGLGCICDVTYESNCSALVELAIPCEKPGARVFEGYTVGFHPRSWEIVYNGMTQLGFEKAHSEFSLSTEQTHVALYMTAVASQSHLVQKPTIKVFPEQGLEIKLSGSGATGGAPTTLSPTILTIDWTCTEARDVPYEVEVTIPIENYDPILFTLAKTCEYGQSEGGDATSGWAIFGILSCIFIVLSTLFCVGGFVYKTRVENQHGLDALPGMTILAACLETVSGAGHSNIRPADVNDPFISQASWENHPARPQGTTRSRDNRYGTI; this comes from the exons ATGGCTGAACTGAATTTGATTATTGTACTTGTGACTGTAAACCGGCAGGGATATGTGGATTTTGGCAGATTTGACAAGTTAAATCAGTTTGTTGCTGCTTCTGGAAATTTTAAGTTTGTTCAA CAATATTATAATGGCGACTTAACGAGCTGTGAGCAAAGTTTTGATAAATTGGGACGCACAGCACAG GTCAGCATCATATGCGGAAGTTGCCCAAATGGGCAATGTAAAG GTGGGCTTGGATGCATATGTGATGTGACGTATGAGTCAAATTGCAG TGCTCTTGTTGAACTTGCCATTCCATGTGAGAAACCGGGAGCACGAGTATTTGAAGGCTATACAGTTGGTTTTCATCCACGTTCATGGGAGATT GTGTACAATGGCATGACTCAATTAGGTTTTGAAAAGGCTCACAGCGAATTCAG CTTGAGCACAGAACAAACTCATGTAGCCCTTTACATGACAGCAGTTGCTTCTCAATCTCATTTAGTGCAAAAACCAACAATTAAG GTTTTCCCGGAGCAAGGTTTGGAAATTAAGCTTTCAGGTTCAGGAGCAACTGGTGGTGCACCAACAACACTATCACCCACCATTTTAACCATAGATTGGACAT GCACAGAGGCTCGTGATGTGCCATATGAAGTTGAAGTCACCATCCCAATAGAGAATTACGATCCTATTCTGTTTACTCTAGCAAAAACCTGTG AATATGGGCAAAGTGAAGGTGGGGATGCTACCAGTGGATGGGCTATATTCGGGATACTGTCGTGCAT ATTCATTGTTCTCTCAACATTGTTCTGTGTCGGAGGGTTTGTCTATAAGACACGAGTAGAAAACCAG CATGGACTTGATGCTTTGCCCGGAATGACAATTTTAGCTGCATGTTTGGAAACC GTCAGCGGAGCAGGGCATTCCAATATACGACCAGCAGATGTTAATGATCCCTTCATAAGTCAGGCTTCATGGGAAAACCATCCTGCTCGTCCTCAAGGAACAACGAGAAGTAGAGACAATAGATATGGGACAATTTAA
- the LOC113778314 gene encoding peroxidase 72-like, whose product MTQSMSFLIIAAMLAFAPLCLCGKTSGGYLYPQFYDRTCPKAKEIVYSIVAKAVAKEARMAASLIRLHFHDCFVKGCDASLLLDSIGAIISEKMSNPNRNSARGFEVIDEIKSALEKECPHTVSCADILALAARDSTVLSGGPSWEVPLGRRDSRGASLSGSNNNIPAPNNTFQTILTKFKLQGLDIVDLVALSGSHTIGKSRCTSFRQRLYNQSGNGQPDFTLNQAYANQLRTRCPRSGGDQNLFVLDFVTPTKFDNSYFKNLLASKGLLNSDQVLVTKSAVSLQLVKQYAQNNQLFFEQFPKSMLKMANISPLTGSKGEIRKNCRTVNS is encoded by the exons ATGACTCAGTCCATGAGCTTTCTGATTATTGCAGCTATGCTAGCTTTTGCACCGCTTTGCTTGTGTGGTAAGACAAGCGGAGGCTACCTGTATCCTCAGTTCTATGACCGGACTTGCCCAAAAGCTAAAGAAATTGTGTATTCCATCGTTGCGAAGGCCGTTGCCAAAGAAGCCCGTATGGCTGCTTCATTGATTAGGCTCCATTTCCATGACTGTTTTGTCAAG GGATGTGATGCATCACTACTCCTCGATAGCATTGGGGCTATAATCAGCGAGAAGATGTCGAATCCAAACAGGAATTCAGCCCGTGGATTCGAAGTCATTGATGAAATTAAGTCTGCATTGGAGAAGGAATGTCCTCATACTGTCTCTTGTGCTGATATCCTGGCTCTTGCTGCTAGAGATTCCACTGTTTTG TCTGGTGGACCAAGCTGGGAGGTACCATTGGGAAGAAGAGACTCCAGAGGTGCCAGTTTGAGCGGATCCAACAACAACATTCCTGCCCCAAATAACACATTTCAGACTATTCTTACCAAGTTTAAGCTTCAAGGGCTTGACATTGTTGATCTTGTAGCATTATCTG GAAGCCACACGATCGGGAAATCAAGATGTACCAGCTTCAGGCAAAGGCTTTACAATCAATCAGGAAATGGGCAGCCTGATTTCACCTTAAATCAGGCATACGCGAACCAATTGCGGACCAGGTGCCCAAGATCGGGTGGTGACCAAAACCTGTTTGTCTTGGACTTTGTCACCCCAACAAAATTCGATAACAGCTACTTCAAGAACTTGTTGGCTTCAAAGGGCCTATTAAATTCTGACCAGGTTCTTGTGACCAAGAGTGCTGTATCACTACAGTTGGTGAAACAATACGCCCAGAATAACCAACTCTTCTTTGAGCAATTCCCCAAGTCCATGCTCAAGATGGCAAACATTTCACCTTTGACAGGTTCCAAGGGTGAGATCCGTAAGAACTGCAGGACGGTCAACTCTTAG
- the LOC113777631 gene encoding desiccation-related protein clone PCC6-19, protein MAQYGAEYGNQKSQYDEYGNPVRQTDEYGNPARHGGTMGDYGTTGTTGAYGGTAGAHGTYATGTTGTTGTGAYATQPGTDVGKEHHGLGGMLHRSGSGSSSSSEDDGQGGRRKKGMKEKIKEKLPGGHKEARPGQEYSSATTAPGYGGEGEQHEKKGIMDKIKEKLPGGHNN, encoded by the exons ATGGCACAATACGGGGCTGAATATGGCAACCAAAAGAGCCAGTACGATGAGTACGGAAACCCAGTTCGTCAGACAGACGAATATGGTAACCCTGCCCGCCATGGAGGTACCATGGGTGATTATGGAACCACTGGCACTACTGGAGCCTATGGTGGCACAGCTGGAGCACATGGGACTTATGCAACTGGAACCACCGGCACTACCGGTACCGGTGCATATGCCACCCAGCCTGGCACTGATGTGGGGAAGGAGCACCATGGCCTTGGTGGCATGCTTCATCGCTCTGGTAGCGGTAGCTCTAGCTCG TCCGAGGATGATGGGCAAGGCGGGAGGAGGAAGAAGGGGATGAAGGAGAAGATAAAGGAGAAACTGCCTGGCGGTCACAAGGAGGCTCGACCTGGACAAGAATATTCGAGTGCTACTACAGCTCCTGGATACGGCGGGGAAGGAGAGCAGCACGAGAAGAAAGGAATTATggataaaatcaaggagaaattACCAGGGGGTCACAACAACTGA
- the LOC113777967 gene encoding pentatricopeptide repeat-containing protein At5g44230, producing the protein MVSLSKKLIKTLRRPAILIPQFYEPKAPALDLQEPFIPVSKLQETKLLEAQLVSILDSCISLTEIKRVHAHIIRKGLDQCSFLLTKLVRVLCKLNTPIDTYARLIFSQVYCPNPFLYTAIIRGYSVQGPLEKAVFLYGQMRRDDILPVSFTFTALLKACTGVLNVDLGRQIHGQSLKIGGFVQDLFVGNTLIDMYVKCGCLDFARRVFDELPTRDVISFTALIVAYAKSGDMVAASELFDRLPVKDMVAWTAMVTGFAQNAQPKEALEYFEKMQNSGVNTDEVTLSSVISACAQLGAIKYANWVRDFAEKSGFGPTDNVLVGSALIDMYSKCGSVEDAFKVFESMKDRNVFSYSSMIGGFAMHGCAREAIELFEKMMKVEVKPNKVTFVGVLAACSHAGLVEQGQHFFGMMKNGCGIKPSVDHYTCMIDLLGRAGRLEEALELIQTMPIEPNGSIWGALLGACRIHRNPKVAEIAAKQLFQLEPDGIGNYVLLSHIYASAGRWEDVSRVRKLIRAKRLIKTPSLSMVEDENGGLHNFYSDDTIHPESKLIKQTLQDLLKRLKVHGYQPILSSAPYDVSDEEKERILLTHSEKLALAYSLLTTSANCVIRIIKNLRICEDCHSVMSRASQLTSREIVVRDSLRFHHFRKGICSCGDFW; encoded by the coding sequence ATGGTTTCACTGTCCAAGAAGCTGATTAAAACCCTTAGACGCCCTGCAATTCTCATCCCCCAATTCTACGAACCGAAAGCTCCAGCTCTGGACCTCCAAGAACCCTTCATTCCCGTCTCTAAGCTTCAAGAAACAAAGCTTCTAGAAGCCCAGCTCGTCTCAATCCTCGATTCCTGCATTAGTCTCACAGAAATCAAGAGAGTCCACGCTCATATCATCAGAAAAGGTCTCGACCAATGCAGCTTCCTCCTAACAAAACTCGTTCGGGTGCTCTGCAAACTCAATACCCCCATCGATACTTACGCCCGTCTGATCTTCAGCCAGGTATATTGCCCCAACCCTTTTCTCTATACAGCAATTATCCGCGGTTATTCTGTTCAGGGGCCACTAGAAAAGGCCGTATTTTTGTATGGCCAAATGAGGAGGGATGATATTTTGCCcgtttcatttacttttacggCATTGTTGAAGGCTTGTACTGGCGTGTTGAATGTGGATTTGGGCAGGCAAATTCATGGGCAAAGCTTGAAGATTGGTGGGTTTGTCCAGGATTTATTTGTGGGAAATACGTTGATTGATATGTATGTAAAATGTGGGTGCTTGGATTTTGCTAGGAGGGTATTTGATGAATTGCCCACGAGGGACGTCATTTCTTTTACAGCTTTGATCGTTGCATATGCGAAGAGCGGGGATATGGTGGCGGCAAGCGAGTTGTTTGATAGGCTTCCTGTGAAGGATATGGTGGCATGGACCGCGATGGTGACAGGGTTTGCACAGAATGCTCAGCCTAAGGAAGCGTTAGAGTACTTTGAGAAAATGCAGAATTCTGGGGTAAACACGGATGAAGTGACCTTGTCTAGTGTTATTTCAGCTTGTGCTCAATTGGGTGCAATCAAGTACGCAAATTGGGTCCGGGATTTTGCAGAGAAGTCAGGATTTGGACCTACGGATAATGTCCTTGTTGGGTCGGCATTAATTGATATGTACTCGAAGTGTGGGAGTGTGGAGGATGCATTTAAGGTTTTTGAGAGTATGAAGGATCGAAATGTTTTCTCTTATAGTTCAATGATTGGTGGGTTTGCAATGCACGGATGTGCTAGAGAAGCAATAGAGTTGTTTGAGAAGATGATGAAGGTTGAGGTGAAGCCTAATAAGGTGACTTTTGTCGGGGTCCTTGCCGCATGTAGTCATGCAGGCTTGGTAGAACAAGGTCAGCATTTCTTTGGAATGATGAAGAATGGTTGTGGTATTAAGCCGTCTGTTGACCACTATACTTGCATGATTGATCTCCTTGGCAGAGCTGGAAGACTGGAAGAAGCACTGGAACTTATTCAAACGATGCCAATAGAGCCCAATGGCAGCATTTGGGGAGCCTTGCTAGGAGCTTGCCGAATTCATAGAAATCCTAAGGTTGCTGAAATAGCTGCTAAGCAACTGTTTCAACTTGAACCTGATGGTATTGGAAACTATGTCTTGCTTTCCCATATCTATGCTTCAGCTGGAAGGTGGGAAGATGTTTCAAGAGTAAGGAAGTTGATAAGAGCAAAACGTTTAATAAAAACTCCTTCACTTAGCATGGTTGAAGATGAAAATGGGGGACTTCACAACTTCTATTCTGATGACACGATTCATCCAGAGTCTAAATTGATTAAGCAGACACTACAGGATCTTCTTAAGAGACTAAAGGTCCATGGCTATCAGCCAATACTAAGTTCTGCTCCTTATGATGTAAGTGATGAAGAAAAGGAGCGGATCCTTCTAACGCATAGTGAAAAGCTCGCTTTGGCGTATTCGCTGCTAACTACAAGTGCTAATTGTGTTATCAGAATCATCAAGAACCTGAGAATATGTGAGGACTGCCACTCTGTAATGAGCAGAGCATCTCAGCTCACGAGCAGGGAGATAGTTGTTAGGGATAGCTTGAGGTTCCACCATTTCCGGAAAGGAATATGCTCCtgtggtgatttttggtga
- the LOC113778648 gene encoding uncharacterized protein LOC113778648 isoform X1: MAMTNPSTASANSMRHLLIAVIGAVVFHALEAVSVVVPSTNCYALDNSSRIYDFSSWIGYPFQYDGKEADLVVRFCKDVETRSQAGYVDFGRFDKLNQFVAASGNFKFVQQYYNGDLTSCEQSFDKLGRTAQVSIICGSCPNGQCKGGLGCICDVTYESNCSALVELAIPCEKPGARVFEGYTVGFHPRSWEIVYNGMTQLGFEKAHSEFSLSTEQTHVALYMTAVASQSHLVQKPTIKVFPEQGLEIKLSGSGATGGAPTTLSPTILTIDWTCTEARDVPYEVEVTIPIENYDPILFTLAKTCEYGQSEGGDATSGWAIFGILSCIFIVLSTLFCVGGFVYKTRVENQHGLDALPGMTILAACLETVSGAGHSNIRPADVNDPFISQASWENHPARPQGTTRSRDNRYGTI; encoded by the exons ATGGCCATGACAAACCCATCAACAGCTTCTGCTAACTCTATGCGTCATTTATTAATCGCTGTAATCGGAG CAGTGGTCTTTCATGCTCTGGAAGCTGTTTCAGTGGTTGTACCAAGTACCAATTGCTATGCCCTAGACAATTCCAGTCGCATTTATGATTTT AGCAGCTGGATCGGATACCCTTTTCAGTATGATGGGAAG GAAGCTGACTTGGTCGTGAGATTTTGTAAAGATGTCGAGACTAGATCACAAGCG GGATATGTGGATTTTGGCAGATTTGACAAGTTAAATCAGTTTGTTGCTGCTTCTGGAAATTTTAAGTTTGTTCAA CAATATTATAATGGCGACTTAACGAGCTGTGAGCAAAGTTTTGATAAATTGGGACGCACAGCACAG GTCAGCATCATATGCGGAAGTTGCCCAAATGGGCAATGTAAAG GTGGGCTTGGATGCATATGTGATGTGACGTATGAGTCAAATTGCAG TGCTCTTGTTGAACTTGCCATTCCATGTGAGAAACCGGGAGCACGAGTATTTGAAGGCTATACAGTTGGTTTTCATCCACGTTCATGGGAGATT GTGTACAATGGCATGACTCAATTAGGTTTTGAAAAGGCTCACAGCGAATTCAG CTTGAGCACAGAACAAACTCATGTAGCCCTTTACATGACAGCAGTTGCTTCTCAATCTCATTTAGTGCAAAAACCAACAATTAAG GTTTTCCCGGAGCAAGGTTTGGAAATTAAGCTTTCAGGTTCAGGAGCAACTGGTGGTGCACCAACAACACTATCACCCACCATTTTAACCATAGATTGGACAT GCACAGAGGCTCGTGATGTGCCATATGAAGTTGAAGTCACCATCCCAATAGAGAATTACGATCCTATTCTGTTTACTCTAGCAAAAACCTGTG AATATGGGCAAAGTGAAGGTGGGGATGCTACCAGTGGATGGGCTATATTCGGGATACTGTCGTGCAT ATTCATTGTTCTCTCAACATTGTTCTGTGTCGGAGGGTTTGTCTATAAGACACGAGTAGAAAACCAG CATGGACTTGATGCTTTGCCCGGAATGACAATTTTAGCTGCATGTTTGGAAACC GTCAGCGGAGCAGGGCATTCCAATATACGACCAGCAGATGTTAATGATCCCTTCATAAGTCAGGCTTCATGGGAAAACCATCCTGCTCGTCCTCAAGGAACAACGAGAAGTAGAGACAATAGATATGGGACAATTTAA
- the LOC113778648 gene encoding uncharacterized protein LOC113778648 isoform X2 encodes MAMTNPSTASANSMRHLLIAVIGVVFHALEAVSVVVPSTNCYALDNSSRIYDFSSWIGYPFQYDGKEADLVVRFCKDVETRSQAGYVDFGRFDKLNQFVAASGNFKFVQQYYNGDLTSCEQSFDKLGRTAQVSIICGSCPNGQCKGGLGCICDVTYESNCSALVELAIPCEKPGARVFEGYTVGFHPRSWEIVYNGMTQLGFEKAHSEFSLSTEQTHVALYMTAVASQSHLVQKPTIKVFPEQGLEIKLSGSGATGGAPTTLSPTILTIDWTCTEARDVPYEVEVTIPIENYDPILFTLAKTCEYGQSEGGDATSGWAIFGILSCIFIVLSTLFCVGGFVYKTRVENQHGLDALPGMTILAACLETVSGAGHSNIRPADVNDPFISQASWENHPARPQGTTRSRDNRYGTI; translated from the exons ATGGCCATGACAAACCCATCAACAGCTTCTGCTAACTCTATGCGTCATTTATTAATCGCTGTAATCGGAG TGGTCTTTCATGCTCTGGAAGCTGTTTCAGTGGTTGTACCAAGTACCAATTGCTATGCCCTAGACAATTCCAGTCGCATTTATGATTTT AGCAGCTGGATCGGATACCCTTTTCAGTATGATGGGAAG GAAGCTGACTTGGTCGTGAGATTTTGTAAAGATGTCGAGACTAGATCACAAGCG GGATATGTGGATTTTGGCAGATTTGACAAGTTAAATCAGTTTGTTGCTGCTTCTGGAAATTTTAAGTTTGTTCAA CAATATTATAATGGCGACTTAACGAGCTGTGAGCAAAGTTTTGATAAATTGGGACGCACAGCACAG GTCAGCATCATATGCGGAAGTTGCCCAAATGGGCAATGTAAAG GTGGGCTTGGATGCATATGTGATGTGACGTATGAGTCAAATTGCAG TGCTCTTGTTGAACTTGCCATTCCATGTGAGAAACCGGGAGCACGAGTATTTGAAGGCTATACAGTTGGTTTTCATCCACGTTCATGGGAGATT GTGTACAATGGCATGACTCAATTAGGTTTTGAAAAGGCTCACAGCGAATTCAG CTTGAGCACAGAACAAACTCATGTAGCCCTTTACATGACAGCAGTTGCTTCTCAATCTCATTTAGTGCAAAAACCAACAATTAAG GTTTTCCCGGAGCAAGGTTTGGAAATTAAGCTTTCAGGTTCAGGAGCAACTGGTGGTGCACCAACAACACTATCACCCACCATTTTAACCATAGATTGGACAT GCACAGAGGCTCGTGATGTGCCATATGAAGTTGAAGTCACCATCCCAATAGAGAATTACGATCCTATTCTGTTTACTCTAGCAAAAACCTGTG AATATGGGCAAAGTGAAGGTGGGGATGCTACCAGTGGATGGGCTATATTCGGGATACTGTCGTGCAT ATTCATTGTTCTCTCAACATTGTTCTGTGTCGGAGGGTTTGTCTATAAGACACGAGTAGAAAACCAG CATGGACTTGATGCTTTGCCCGGAATGACAATTTTAGCTGCATGTTTGGAAACC GTCAGCGGAGCAGGGCATTCCAATATACGACCAGCAGATGTTAATGATCCCTTCATAAGTCAGGCTTCATGGGAAAACCATCCTGCTCGTCCTCAAGGAACAACGAGAAGTAGAGACAATAGATATGGGACAATTTAA